TGCTTTTGGAAGCCATTACTGGAAGAGATCCTGTAGATTATGGTTGCCCTGCACCTGAGGTATGATAGATAGCAATGTTCGAACATATATACACATGTTTGTCtctaaatatcaaaagttttgGCTGAAGAATTGGCATGCTTTTACTAAGCAGTAAACTGGAttgtttaaaattaaaaatattttgattcAGATAAAATTTGTCATGAATCATATGAAACTGCAATTCACAATCTTGAGCCGTAATCAATCACAATATGTACTTTATCTACTTTCCCTTCCTCTGTTttccaatgttttcttgaaccTACAGTATCCAAGTTTGATATCGAAGTTTGGAAATACACATCATGATGATTGGCTCTGAGTATAGAagattttctcagcattatgaAAAAGATTCGTATCTTTACTATCTTGATTTCTAGTCATTTGCTATTTGAAATTGACCAACTACGAGGACATCCTACCACTCATATTGAAATTGACTGAATGTTTTGATTCAGATTTTATTTGCATAATTTCTACGTTCATATTGAAGCCTGAATCTTTTTCATCTAATAATCTGGTTGCAGGGTGTTCATCCATGCGATAAGAGAAGCATCAGTCAGTATCAGTGCCTTTTTCCTGCAATAGATTTTTCACTGGCAAGTGTTTCAAATCTTTGCTACCAGTCATTTAGGGTGATATAGTGTTATCATTGGTCTTGAATCTTGATTCATGTTTAAATAGAAAGTGATGAGGATACATTGTGGAAGGCAAATGTCagggaaacaaaaaaagaagttgCAGTTAGAGGAATGAACTTCAAGAAATGGTAAACCACTTTATTGTTATTGCATTAGAAGTTGAACTTTAATCGCCACCACAAGCTTGTGTTCAGGTGCACATAAGCTCACACTTACCATCTGTTGAAATAGATTGTAGCAGTTTCAGTTTTGAGTAAGTAACCTCTGCTCCGGGGTACTTTAATAAAGTTTTTGATTTTTGGCCGTCTTGGTCCTTGCTGCTTGGTGACAAACGCATATAATAGAATGGGGCTTAGTCACATGGTTGATTGGGAGTTAACCTTGGACTATGATGCAAAGCATggcttctctctctctcaaccATTGTTAATTCAAGGGAAGATTAAATACTCATATGCATATTTATGAGTCTTTATACAATATAGCTGCATATCTATGAGTCATTGTGCAATATATAGATATGGGTAGCTATAGTTATGCCTTACTGTCTATTAGATATGTATTTAGATTGGCCATGCATAAAAACATGTGAAAGGTTCGACCCATCCACATGAATCATTTAGGAAGATTCTTGTGAATGAGATTGATTCTTTTCTACATTACCTTCTCTAGAACACTCTTCCGAAAAACAAATATCATGGATGCAGGTTATTGACacgaaaagagagagagatggcTATTGTTACCCACAGTAGATTCTTGTTTCATATGCCATCCACATTTGGTAATGACTGTCACTCTTCAGTCAAGAAATAAATTGCTCAGCAGCAAGTTCTCATACGATTAGTATCTATCTCCAAAAACTTTAAACTCCATTTGGATGATGTGCTATTGTTATATCTGATTGTATTTTGGCAGCAAGTCTTGATCAAAGCATGTAAGCTGTGAAGCAAATCGGATGATAGACTATTTAGCTAATGTATGGGATGCTAACAATAGGATATCTTTTATTATGATGTTATACTCCACCATTTTTTAGTTGCAGCTAGACGGCTGTTTGGGGATTTTATTCTCGTTTTGTATCTCGATATGATTGTATATTATTTTAAAGTTCCTTTTATGCAACAAAATTTACGAAAACTGCAAAAGCTAAAACTATAGCTTATTTTCGctatttaataaaattacaaaaacttCAAAGATATTGATGCACTTTTGCCTAACTTTTCATATTTAATATCTGAATTTGAATAACTAGACATTTATGGGTAAGATTGAAAATTACACCGCGCATTGTGCGGTGGCCACCACCTAGTAAGTCATATTCACCAATCAGTCCTCAACAGGCAAGTCTCCaaatttttttgaaagtttTGTAGATTAGAGGGATTGCATTTTTTAGGAATTTTCTTTACTATAGCAACAGGCTCGGTTCTTATTTTTCTGGTCAAACCGGGGTCAAATCCGGTCAAATTGGATTTTGACCTAGTTTGACCGAGttttaaattttctgatttttagaGTTAATTCGGATCGGACTAATGGCCGGTTTTCGattcgaccggccggtccggtcaaAGTTTTAAAACAGTGttaaaaagtggtcaaaaactTGGgttgacaccaaattttattcatttgaatctaTGAAGGAGGAAAatttaacattttaaaagtgagtagcaaaaaaattcatttaacaaaTGTAAAGGGCATTTTGAACgatttctcctctttttttctaTATAATGTCCAAATAATAGGAATCCAAATGAATCTCTCACATTGCTAGACGCATCAAGAACGAGGCTGGCTTGATTACAAGTTTGTCCATCAAACGCATTAACTGTTCTAGTGTTTAACCACTTATTTTATTACTTCTTCAGCTTTCAAACACACACTAAACCACCAGTCCTCAAAACCACTGTTTTCATTCAGTCCAAAATTCCAGGTGGGGCTTAATGCTTTCTCCTCATTCCTTTTCACATAATTCAGCTTCATTGGTCAGGACAAATCCCAAGTGTATGGATATTATTCCAAGTTCATAATTTTTTGTAGAGTAGAAGTAATGATATTCCCAGCAGCAAAGCCAGAAATATTTGCCTTGGAAAGCAAATCTCTAAACCAATTGTTAGACACCTCAAGAGAGATGCTGACTTGTATACTCTCAATTTGGACCATTCGTCACCGATATTGCTCAGATCTGTTTCTACTTCAGGATAAAAAATTCTTATTACATTTAATGTAAATTTGTATTGTTTTGGTGTAATCATGAATATTATACCAACTTACTCATAtaagttaacaaattcaaattcatatccaaattgtacaaatttatatataaaaaaattataaaatttatatcaaTCAGTTTGTTCTAGATAGAACTCAActtgtaatgcttcattttcATGCGGCTACAAAGTGCATCTAAACTTGCTCAAAATTAGGGCCAAAATATGACAAGCAAGCGTACACTTTCTTCGTGTCTACATCCACTCTATCCATATGCGTACTCTTCATCAACCTAAGGTAGACTAAGTGCTTAGGAAAGTCTCCAAGGGTGCGTGGTTTTGATGACGTGTCAGTTCATGATTTGCTGAAATGTTGTCGTCCTCCAGCTGCTCACGTGACTTGATGGTTGGAAATTGGGATGTGAATTCCGTTTGTGAGCCACCGAGTCTTTTTGCTTGCATAAAGATTTGGTTCTTTATGTCGAGGCATATTAGATGGTTACAAAACCGCACAATGCACGAGGCTGACGGAGCTTCTTGATTTGGTAGGTGAAACTGTGGCAGTGGTTGATTCAAACTGTGCAGAGTTGGCAACATGGCATGGAAGTGCATAAAAACTTTACATTGATATGTTATTCTCAAGGAAATTTTTAGATTTCACAGGAGTCTGATCCATCGCAATGGTTAAgaatctttcttctttttttttaaaaaaaaaatttcctcccTAAAGTATGGGATCAATTTCTTGATATTAAATAGAACTTTAAGCAATTGCTATCTTCCTGCTATGAGGGATTTAGAAATTTTCATGAATTTGAATTATCAGTAACGGCTATGTTAATTAATGCCAAATACTGCTAGACTATAAAGAAAGGTGGAACCCATTTCGTTTAGGAGCTATTCATTTTCTCACAATGCACCCAAAATTTGCTTTTTTTGGAATTAgagtattctttttttttttttttactcgagCTACAACATCTATTACATATTCTATCCTATTCTAAGGGGAGCAGAGAGCCCAACTTGGTTATCATACGAGGAGTTAGAGGGAAAAGACTCGTCAAGATCAAAGATGTGTATTATTACAcgttctttgaatttttttaaactacAATCGCACGAGTTGGAATACTTGATCCATAACTCAGCGGGAATTTTAAATCTCTCATCGGTGGCCAACTTACTAAAGGCAAGTCAATCTATAAAATAGGGATGTAGTTAGTGACGCCAAAGTAACTGAATTAGTCTGGAAAAAAGTAAAAAGGTTTTTAGTTTGAAAATTCAACATAGATAAACATTTACCATACCATGTGATTTGGAAAGCTTGCACTCCCAATTGTGAAGGAGAGAAGGAAATTCAACCTAACAGATAACTGCTAGAGGACCTGAGTCAAGTAGAGGGCCTTTGATCAATTAGAGAAGCCCTCGCCTGTACTGCTGTTTCCTGCGCGTAGGACCGTCTCCTACTCCGAAACAGAGACAACTAAAATGTGATAACGGAAACTCTACAATACTGCTGAAATGAATTGATATGAAGCGCAAATCTAAAGGTAGCTCCAAATAGTCAAAGTGATACTAGTTGGACTCTAGAAAAAATGTTGAGAACTAAATAGGAAAAACCAATAATATAATATGCTGCACTAAATAAAAGATTTTTAATTAATGCTTTTAGCCTTGTAGAGTTTTGTAGTGTTTTTAACTAATCCATAACGCAGTAATCATGGATTTTTGAAAGAATTAATTTCAATAAAGCCCTCCAATTGTGAATATGTGATACTTGAGTGCTCTATAAATACTTTTGTCTATTTGGCCCCTCAAGTTATGATGTGTATCAATTCGACTCTCAAATGTACTACTACTTTAGTTTACACCCGTTATTTCCATTCTTATTACTTAGTTTCATTAGCAGCACTTAGAGAGCTTCTAGGAGCAAATATCATTAGGGTAGCTACCCCTCGTCTAATTCCAATTTAAGGGGCCTTAGGCCTCTCCtttgtccttcaaaaaaataaaaaaaaaatagaaaaaaagccTCGCCTttgtaaccaaaaaaaaaatacacacacaaTTGGTCAATTTCACTATTTATCTTAAATAAGGGGAAGCATTGAAACGACAATTGATAGATAAGGGACCAAATTAGTAGAAAGGCTAATAATATATGAAGGCATGGAATGGTGGGGGTGCAATTATAAAATCTAAAAGAGGCAGAATTTAAAGTTGACAAATtgattggcattttcatgttttggaggATTCATTTAGACAaaattaccccaaaaaaaatttaaagaaaaatccatTCTCCAAACGTAGTACTCTATCATGGCCTATAAAAGTAAGAAATGGCACGTATAAACCCATAGTGTGTgttttgttcatttctttttgggtcggattttttttttttttttttttttgggggtgccATCAGCAACGTGAATGAACTCAGAAAACCCCACGATAAAatgcaaagaagaaaaaaggtatCCACTCGTGGTACTGAAGTCTCCTAGTTGTCCGTACTGGAGAGTCTAGACAACTCCACTCAATCAACgagtcctcaaatctccaactCCTTTTTCCTTTCAGTCCAAAATCAAACACCTGGTGGGTCTTCATGATTTCTCCTCAATCTTTTTCACATAATTCAGAATTACCCATCAAGACAAAGCCAAGTAGTTTGATATTTTTCAAGTTGATAATTTTGTAGAGCAGTAGTAATGATATTACCAGTAGCAAAGCTAGGAACACTTGCCTTAAAGACAATCTGCAAACCCATTGCTAGACGCATCAAGAAAGAGGCTACCTTTCACCCTCAATTTAGATTGTTCATCACCAATATTGCCCAGGTCTAGTTTCTACTTGATGATACTACATCCCTTTTTGCAGCTCAGGTTTTTTAGCTAtttagttcttttgtttttctgggttataattgaaattgaatgaTACTGCAAGATATCTTGATTGTAATGTTAATGCTCAGTAAATTCTGCTGCTGTAGAATCTTGTAAGTTGGTGTAGTTAGATTTGCTTTCCCCTTCAGTATTATCTTCTGATATTTCTTAGAATTGATCTTCTGATTTGTCATGAGTCGTCTGCATTATATTTGTGGAAAATAACAAGGAGCCCAGATATTCTATGAAGGATTGATGGAATGATGTTTTGGAGAATAATTTCAAAGCTATAACATTATTCGAagataaatatataataaaacaatTGGTGGCGttaaagaggaaacaaaaagcaTCGAGAAAGAATAAGGctattgtattttttatttgctttggaTAGAAGCCATTTGGAAACCATTGTGACTGTAACAAATGTATTTAGGCCCTAAAGGACATCACGAAATGATCTGAAACATGTCACTGCTTTGTTATTCAATGTTGGCCCTTGCTTGGAAACAAAGATTGTAGTTATAAGAAGTGCACTCACACGTTTGCGTGATAGCTGTAAGCAAATAATGACTCAGGGAACTTGATATTGCATTATTGCAATCTGAAGCCATACCTGTATTGTGTCGAACTGTAAGGGTATAAGGGCGTAGGAGATCTGTAAAAGCTGAATCTTTCATCAGAGTTGGTGGAAGAATCTGTGAGTAGTATATTAGAATGATGCTCTTTCTTCTCTGCTTATGGGGATTTTCTTTCCTGCATAGACTTCACAGATTCTTTTCTGTTCTTGCATCAGGCAAACCACAGATTAACAACAACTATACAGAGGCAAATTTATGGACATGCGACAGACGTTGCAATTCGCCCTCTGAATGAAGAAAAAGCTGTTCAAGCTGCTGCTGACCTGTTGGGTGAATTCTTTGTTTTTACGGTAATACTGAATTTCTTCTCGTGTATCATTTTAGATTGGGTCTCTGAGTTCATTATTCTTAAAGTCCTTTGTCTTGAACTTTTTTAGCGTGTAATTGATTTTTCTACCCTGTGGTTTGACTTGCTCTCAATTTGCTGTGGTGAGGATGTCCTGCCTTTTGGTCTATTGTTGTTAATAATTGTTGTATTAACAAATAACAATAGGTATGTTTCTTTTCAGTGATATTTAGAATTTGACCATGCTTGACTAACTCTGATGGTCATTGTGGGTAGTGATCCTGTCCACTTCAAGACATAAATGCCATCTTGCTTTATATTTGAGCAATTTTGTGCGTTCTGCTTTCTTTTGTTGTATTTAACTCTTTCAACAATATAAAAGTACCAATATTTTATGCCTGAAAGGACAGAACAAAACATGCTTGTCCGACAAGAAAGATTTATATATCTTAGAAGGATCTCACtgttcttgaattttttccCCTTTATGTAACTTTTAAAATTGAAAATATTTGTCATTAGGCTGTCAATGATTGTTCTACAATACGCTTAAGTTGTTCTACAACAAAATTTGTTGTTCTTTGTATTTAAAGAAAGTTAATTAAGAAGTAAAAGGTTTAATTTTTTATCACTACAAATGATGGTtgcaaagaaaaacaaaaactgaCTGAATCAAATGGAGCACTTTTCTAGGCAAGAAGGAAGTAATAAGAGAGTACACCTATGAACAAATTCTATATATGGAAGTAAAAGATTTGCACCTACAGTGCAATGCTACATATGGTTAAATGAAAAATTAACCCTCTACGGACAAACTAATAACACGAAGAACTATGAAAATTAATTGAAGGTACATTTAAAGAGGAGAAAGGACCATAatattttgagggaaaaaatCAAACGGAGGGGAGGGCAAGAAAGTATAACAAAATCTTTTGGGGAAAAGTTAggagataaaataaaatttatataatgTTAGAAGTAAAAATGCAGTTTGTCAGAAGTTAGGGgctactgctgctgctgctccCCCATTGCCTCCGCCACTGGTGATGGATATTGTGAGTTGTGACTCAACTATATCCATGAATCACGTGAAAGAGTGCAACTTGTAGAATCAACCAACAGATGGCACTTAATTTTCATGACTATATGGTGAAAAGTAGGATCTCTTCTGAAGGACGACATGCTTTATACTTGTTCTCGTTTGTTTTCAAGTAAAGGTAACAAATTTTACAGTTTTAGGCCAAATTGGAAATGGTGTATTGTTGGGTGCAAGTAGTAAGATTACCGTTCGGGAAACAAATTGTAACAAGCACAGTTGTTTGGAGGtgtaagatgaaattatttactTGTGTTATTTTGTAGTGCTAAAACTGGATGTGCATACTCTTTCAAGTTATTTGTTGTGATTCTCTTTCTTTGTCTTTCTGCTTAAGACACTATCTCATGGTCCATTTCTTTTTATTAGGTAGTCGGAGTGGCTGTTCTCTTTGAAGTGCAAAGAAATGCTAGATCAGAAGCTAGAAAGGAAGAAATGCGTAAACAAGAACTAGAGGTCTGTATTTTTTGTTCatgtagtttcttttttctccttttctgatGCTTTTTGTCTCTATTCTCTTTAAGatttctctttcaaaataattAGGCGGTATGTTCAATGGGGAAAATGATTGTCTGGACTTTTATGATGACCTATTATTAAAATAGTTCTCCATTTTGCTGTGATGAGCGCTTTTCTGTTGTCATATTCTGGTATACATCActttccaaagtcacttgttcCCTTTGAACTGTCTACATAAAGATAGCAACCGGATCAACTGCCAAAAAATGTAGGATATGGACATTCCCCTGATGGGATCCTGTAAATGTCCTACGCTTGTGAAATTCTAATGGTTTTGTGGACATCTCATCTGGAACGCCTTTGTTAGGTCGAAAAGAACATTATAATGAATTAAATGGCACACTGTAAAGACTTGTGAATATTTAAAAATCAAGATGGGACACATATCATAAAATTGTTTGTTTGAAGGAAGGTAAAGTGGATAAGGAGAATTGAATCTTGTTCTGTTAATGACTTATTCTTATGGTAAGTTCAATGTTCTGCACTGATCAATGCCAGTTGTTATTGTTTCCTTGTTATGGTGAGTCCTGTGTTCTGCAGTGATGAATTCCATTCgttattttttctaatcacctcattttttaaatttacctGTTTCAATTTCACTAGTTCATCAAAGTCCTTTTTAAGAAGTATGGGATAGGAACACTTCCAATATCCCATGATTTTTATGGCTTACATGTGTAAGGCTATGACACTTGAAGGACATCTGGTGTGATATTTCTTTTGCTAATTGTAAAGTGAACATGAGTTGTTCAACCACATCGCTTGTTAAGAGACTTGTTAAGACTTGAACATGGCTCACCATTTTATCTGTTGAATATTGTAAAGACTGCCTATATTTAATCATTCTGATATATAGCAACTTGGAGTGCTCAGAAAATAAAAGCAACTTGGAGGACCCTGTACACTTTGATTTCCTCATGGTCTCATGGTGCATGGTCATTTGTGATAAAGCATAAATGACTGTGGAGACCATATAATGCATATGCTAAGAAAGTTGGTTGCCTTTAAACAACTCATTGCTATACTGTAGATTGCTAAATTACCATCTAGAAACATTGTGCATCTAGTACTGAAATAGGCTGCACATGTCTGCTGTGAAATTTTGATATGGCAGATTATCATGGGTTCTTAGCTTCTGTTGCTTTGGTCATTTGTGTCTGTGCAGTATGCTAGCTAGCTAGGTAAAGCCATACACTATAGCTAGAAGATGCTTAATCATATCATTCACAGGGAAGAGAAGTGCCTGTCTATGCGACATAGTTATTGTCAAGAATTTCTTGacattattctttttgttttttttttatttaatacaTTGTTGAGCAATCAAGCAGTAGTTTCTTGGTCCTTTTTTTTGCAGCAGAGTATCAGAGTAAAGTccatgaaattatccctttgctAACTTTGCGCATTTTCTTCACTAATTTGACATGAAACATGCTTATTTCTTCAATTAGTTTTTGAGCACGTAGGAAATCATGGTGTTAAACATTTTTCTGCGCAGGAAACCGAGTAGAGTTGAGGTTATTTCTCTCAATGTGAATTCCTTCTGCTTCTTTTTTTCATATGAGAAATTAATTTGTTGTCATTCATATTAGGCATTGAAGCAACGAGATGAAGATTTGTCCAAAGAAGTTGAGATTCTCAAGTACAAAGTCGTGGAACTGGAGCACCTTGTTAAAGGACGAAGGCATAATATTTTCAGCTTGACGCAAGCTGATAGCATGAATGACAAAgttaaaacttgatttattgTCGTGTCATGGCAGTAAAAACTTGTCCAATGGGAGTCGAAATACTCAGAATGGAACTTTGACCAGAGATGCAAATTTTAGGCATTTCTGAGAATCTGTAGCTGCTCTTGCCAAACTAATATGACTCAAAAATTCTTGACTCCTTGCGGGAGCAAAATCAGATAATACAAGTTGTAGAAAGATGTATGTTCACCATCTTTTTATGTGGATCAGCTGGACTAGATAAAGCGCATTTGGATATTAAACTTGCAATAGGGAGCCGAAGCAGAGTTCTGTCTCTTTTGCTCTGCATGTCTATTAGCGCGAGTACATTTAGCTGTACTCTATTTTGTAGCATTTTCCTAATCAACCACCATCATCAGCCTCTGTTTCATGTCATTCCTTCCACATTGAAATCGCCAACCAAAAACCAGAACCACTTCAAGCAATGGCTAAGCACAATATCCAGAGAGTTTATTTGCAAAATGAAAAGATTTATCATGCTATTAGACCACCAGAGTGCGAATTTCGGGGACCAAAAATCTGGTGGTTATGGTTTCTTTTATGaaactcttatttttttttttttggttggttaTTGTgatttcaatctttttcttggTGGTAAACTCTTGCAATTTATAGGCAAAAACTAGTAAATTAAATCggtgtttttttccctcaattttctggtttcaacaCCATATATGATTGGGCAATTTAATGTCAATTTGACTCTGTGTATAAAAGGATTTGTTTTGAAGTGGTAATTTGACAATATGGTTTTGTTGGAGCAATGGAGCTGCAACAAATGTAAAAGAGCAATTGAAGGAAGAGTCGGGATTTGGCAGTAATATAGTAGCATTTTAAGGAAgcagtttttaaaaaaaaaaaaaaaaaagttctccTTGTTCCTTCCGgggattataaaaaaaaaaaaaaaaaagcaccaaTAGAATTATAAACAAACCGAAAAAGTAGAATAAAAACAGAACATTGGAAATATTAACTTACAATTTACAGTTAAAAACAGAACAGATAGATATCGATACGTACATTAAAACATTGGAAATATTAACTACTTAAAACATTAATTGTTTCCCTAATGCAAATGAGTCAAACTTTGTTCAACGGATAGATATGAATACGGGGAATATGTGCAATCTTGGGCCACTCTGCACCACTTCCTTTGGTGCATCTCTCTGCTAAAAGAGGACACCTGGTGATAGATAGATAATTTAAATTGGTTAAATTGGTGAGGTGTCGCATTGCTTCGGCAGAGGGCAATTGTCTGAGGTTAGAGCAATTACTAGTCACCAATTTTCGAAGATTCCGAAGGCTACCCATCCACTCTGGAAGAACTTCCAACCCCTCAAACCTGCAAAGAAGTAAAGTTCCCAAGGTAGAGAGATGCTGAATTTGGTCTGGGAGAGACGTGATTTTTGGCCATCCATACAATCCAAGACTCTCCAGAGAGACGAGATTGGTGGTGGAGTGTGGCCCCGGAAAATGATCAAGGTCGTCAGAGAAGCCACCGAGTTCCAAGTACCGGAGACTAGGGAATACCTTAATTGATGAAGAAGAATTCGAGGGAACCATTGCATCTGACCACTCCTCTAGACTTCCCATGTTCCGAAGCACAAAGCGCGACAGTTTCGGAAACAGAGTGACTGGTTTCCCATCTCTATTACTACAAGAAGCGCTGCGCCTTGCATTAATATCGAGACCATAGAATTCTGCCCCAATGCGCTTCACATTGTGTAAGGAGACCATCTCTAAGGACTCGAGACAAGGCAAGTCCCCTAGTGGTGGTACTTGTTCACACTTACCCAATTCCTCCAACGTGAGGCGTACCAGATTCCGAAGTACCGTCACGCGATCCTTTGCCACCATCCACGACGGAAACCTTGAACCTTTGAAACCACTAATGGCTAAATCTTTCAAGTTTGGGTGAGGTTGGAGACCTTCCATGACACTGTTGATGTTGTCGTCACAATCTTCTTTCGTGCCATCCCATGAAAGTCTTAAACCTTGAATGCTTGattttttggacaaatttgCTTTTGCTGCGGATTCAAAGCTGCTCACATTCTCAAGTCCAAAAATTTTTAGCTCGCCTCGGAGGTTGCGCAAGCATTCCAACTCCTCAAGTTGACATCCCTTGGCTTGGCTTATCCTGAAGTGGGGCAACGTCCGAAGATTAGCCAACTGCCCAATCCCTGGGAAAAAACATGATTGGCCCATAGCAGATGAACACTCGAAATGCCTCAAGTTAATTAAATTGCTAAACTTCTCAGGTATCTCTTTCAAGTAATACACTTTCAAGGTCATCAAATCAAATTGTAGAGCTTTGTGATGGAATCTGGCAGAACGGTGATTTTTGTTCGACTGATATCAAGATGTATTAAATGTTTCATATCACCCACTGCATTCGGGAGATGAGTAACAAACCAGCAGTCTACTATTAACACAGAAAGATATCTAGACCTTTCCAAAATGTCTTCGAGCATGATACCATCACCCCCAAAATA
The DNA window shown above is from Coffea arabica cultivar ET-39 chromosome 5e, Coffea Arabica ET-39 HiFi, whole genome shotgun sequence and carries:
- the LOC113743469 gene encoding uncharacterized protein; the encoded protein is MILPVAKLGTLALKTICKPIARRIKKEATFHPQFRLFITNIAQANHRLTTTIQRQIYGHATDVAIRPLNEEKAVQAAADLLGEFFVFTVVGVAVLFEVQRNARSEARKEEMRKQELEALKQRDEDLSKEVEILKYKVVELEHLVKGRRHNIFSLTQADSMNDKVKT